In one Halorubrum sp. CBA1229 genomic region, the following are encoded:
- a CDS encoding M24 family metallopeptidase gives MSDGSGDGGLDGSAPSLRHLRTDLTPVVEAVEAADADAFVAVGDRFDDDLRYLTRFAGPDRAYALVVVPASDGDDATGRAVCCAPALFAEQAEREFVAGAHVRSGGEKHAGSDRDREFHDGVAREVRTENVGDHAGERAAATVAALLGESDSHADPVLLVPPSIPHDAAVYLERDGNELASTDAVTTARARKADAELDRLRRVQRATAAGMARAETVLAASGVGEDGAGRPIVRWEGAPLTTERLRREVNAALAARGVRDAGDTVIGVGPSAADLHFVGDDPIRPGETVLLDVSPRGPDGYRGDMTRTFVVDGDGGWARRAYVAVEAAREAALAEVEPGVPAKTVHGEAAAELAAYGFDPNAGEGETGFTHGAGHGVGVSLHEPPSLTGAGELRPGHVVTVEPGVYDPDVGGVRLEDLVVVTDDGYELLAEYPFGIVPEERG, from the coding sequence GTGAGCGACGGGAGCGGCGACGGCGGGCTCGACGGGAGCGCCCCCTCCCTGCGCCACCTCCGGACCGATCTCACCCCGGTCGTCGAAGCGGTCGAGGCCGCCGACGCCGACGCGTTCGTCGCGGTCGGCGACCGCTTCGACGACGACCTGCGGTACCTCACGCGCTTCGCCGGCCCCGACCGGGCGTACGCGCTGGTCGTGGTCCCGGCCAGCGACGGCGACGACGCGACCGGCCGCGCCGTCTGCTGTGCCCCCGCGCTGTTTGCCGAACAGGCCGAGCGAGAGTTCGTCGCGGGCGCACATGTCCGAAGCGGGGGTGAGAAGCACGCCGGCAGCGACCGCGACCGCGAATTCCACGACGGCGTCGCCCGCGAGGTACGGACCGAGAACGTCGGCGACCACGCCGGGGAGCGCGCGGCCGCGACGGTCGCGGCGCTGCTCGGTGAGTCCGACAGCCACGCCGACCCCGTGCTCCTCGTCCCGCCGTCGATCCCCCACGACGCCGCCGTCTACCTCGAGCGCGACGGCAACGAGCTCGCGTCGACGGACGCGGTGACGACGGCGCGGGCCCGGAAGGCCGACGCCGAGCTCGACCGCCTCCGCCGCGTGCAACGCGCGACGGCGGCGGGGATGGCCCGCGCGGAGACCGTGCTGGCGGCGAGCGGGGTCGGCGAGGACGGGGCGGGGCGCCCGATCGTCCGCTGGGAGGGCGCACCCCTGACGACCGAGCGGCTCCGCCGCGAGGTGAACGCGGCCCTCGCCGCCCGAGGCGTCCGCGACGCCGGCGACACCGTGATCGGCGTCGGCCCGTCGGCCGCGGACCTCCACTTCGTCGGCGACGACCCGATCCGGCCGGGCGAGACGGTACTGCTGGACGTCTCGCCGCGCGGCCCGGACGGCTACCGCGGCGACATGACCCGGACGTTCGTCGTCGACGGCGACGGCGGGTGGGCGCGCCGGGCGTACGTCGCGGTCGAGGCCGCCCGCGAGGCCGCGCTCGCGGAGGTCGAACCGGGCGTGCCCGCCAAGACCGTCCACGGCGAGGCGGCCGCGGAGCTGGCCGCCTACGGGTTCGATCCGAACGCCGGCGAGGGAGAGACGGGATTCACGCACGGCGCTGGCCACGGCGTGGGCGTGAGCCTCCACGAGCCGCCGTCGCTGACGGGCGCCGGCGAGCTGCGGCCGGGCCACGTCGTGACGGTCGAACCCGGCGTCTACGACCCGGACGTCGGCGGCGTCCGCCTGGAGGACCTCGTCGTCGTCACCGACGACGGGTACGAGCTACTGGCGGAGTACCCGTTCGGGATCGTTCCCGAAGAGCGCGGGTGA
- a CDS encoding ATP-dependent helicase: MTEPTVTRLFGGPGSGKTTALLDRVEGILEDDDADVRDVLVVSYTRAAAAEIRERLAERLDVSPRSLQGNVSTMHAKAYELLDLSRGDVVGDDDKEAFCEEYGIEFEDQHGGAGRRTARSTTIGNKIIATSQWLQRTERDVADWYDVPFQWNVEEVRLPPEEDPNAQQGNKYTPTWPSDDDRIDIPETIRAWRGYKGDNDLVGFADMLERVAQRSLVPNVDYLIIDEFQDITTLQYNVFEEWRPHMEKVLIAGDDDQVVYAWQGADPDLLLDTDVDEDVVLPNSYRLPSEILNVVNAEIRHIDKRQEKDLHPRKEGGTVEAIQSPSMIELVRNVRYTVEDDEGDIMCLFRARYQMFDFIDEFIDHGIPFTMLTDGRMWTDRVQDYVSAIEKAEAGDPVNGLEARRLADMLQDSAFGTHDRDEFYDFLDDREEAADADDVSLIEVTADELDEHIPFMPDTASADDMVRKVTSFQRKSMGAYFDGDYEGMDPTRVRVGTIHSAKGREADHVFVATDLTEKVVEQMAASIEDPTDVDGVEEFTKATSPVPVLTDNERRVFYVGMSRARERLVIMESLISGAPTLPISVLLFNELRDETPEELVEEAQAELAVPEPEP; this comes from the coding sequence ATGACCGAGCCCACGGTGACGCGACTGTTCGGCGGTCCGGGCAGCGGGAAGACCACGGCGCTACTCGACCGCGTCGAAGGGATCCTCGAAGACGACGACGCCGACGTCCGCGACGTGCTCGTCGTCTCGTACACGCGCGCGGCCGCCGCCGAGATCCGCGAGCGCCTCGCGGAGCGGCTCGACGTCTCCCCCCGCAGCCTCCAGGGGAACGTCAGCACCATGCACGCGAAGGCGTACGAGCTGCTCGACCTCTCCCGAGGCGACGTCGTGGGCGACGACGACAAGGAGGCGTTCTGCGAGGAGTACGGCATCGAGTTCGAGGACCAGCACGGCGGCGCCGGCCGCCGGACCGCCCGGTCGACGACGATCGGCAACAAGATCATCGCCACCTCACAGTGGCTCCAGCGCACCGAGCGCGACGTCGCCGACTGGTACGACGTCCCCTTCCAGTGGAACGTCGAGGAGGTCCGGCTGCCCCCCGAGGAGGACCCCAACGCCCAGCAGGGGAACAAGTACACCCCGACGTGGCCCTCCGACGACGACCGGATCGACATCCCGGAGACGATCCGCGCGTGGCGCGGCTACAAGGGCGACAACGACCTCGTCGGCTTCGCCGACATGCTCGAACGGGTCGCGCAGCGCTCGCTCGTCCCCAACGTCGACTACCTGATCATCGACGAGTTCCAGGACATCACGACGCTGCAGTACAACGTCTTCGAGGAGTGGCGCCCGCACATGGAGAAGGTGCTCATCGCCGGCGACGACGACCAGGTCGTCTACGCGTGGCAGGGCGCCGACCCCGACCTCCTCCTCGATACCGACGTCGACGAGGACGTGGTGCTCCCGAACTCCTACCGGCTCCCCTCCGAGATCCTCAACGTCGTCAACGCGGAGATCCGCCACATCGACAAGCGCCAGGAGAAGGACCTCCACCCGCGCAAGGAGGGCGGCACCGTCGAGGCGATCCAGTCGCCGTCGATGATCGAGCTCGTCCGGAACGTCCGGTACACCGTCGAGGACGACGAGGGCGACATCATGTGCCTGTTCCGCGCCCGCTACCAGATGTTCGACTTCATCGACGAGTTCATCGACCACGGGATCCCGTTCACGATGCTGACCGACGGCCGGATGTGGACCGACCGCGTGCAGGACTACGTCAGCGCCATCGAGAAGGCGGAGGCCGGCGACCCGGTGAACGGGCTGGAGGCCCGGCGCCTCGCCGACATGCTCCAGGACTCGGCGTTCGGGACCCACGACCGCGACGAGTTCTACGACTTCCTCGACGACCGCGAGGAGGCGGCCGACGCCGACGACGTCTCCCTGATCGAGGTGACGGCCGACGAGCTCGACGAGCACATTCCCTTTATGCCGGACACCGCGAGCGCCGACGACATGGTCCGGAAAGTGACGAGCTTCCAGCGGAAGTCGATGGGCGCGTACTTCGACGGCGACTACGAGGGGATGGACCCGACCCGCGTCCGCGTCGGCACCATCCACTCCGCGAAGGGCCGCGAGGCCGACCACGTGTTCGTCGCGACCGACCTCACCGAGAAGGTCGTCGAGCAGATGGCGGCCTCCATCGAGGACCCGACCGACGTCGACGGCGTCGAGGAGTTCACGAAGGCGACGAGCCCCGTCCCCGTCCTCACCGACAACGAGCGCCGGGTGTTCTACGTCGGGATGTCCCGCGCCCGCGAGCGGCTCGTGATCATGGAGAGCCTGATAAGCGGCGCGCCGACGCTCCCGATCAGCGTCCTGCTGTTCAACGAGCTCCGCGACGAGACCCCCGAGGAGCTCGTCGAGGAGGCCCAGGCCGAGCTGGCGGTCCCCGAACCAGAGCCGTGA
- a CDS encoding branched-chain amino acid transaminase, with amino-acid sequence MGFDEMDVDTIWKNGEFLDWEDATTHVLTHALHYGSGVFEGVRCYDTEQGPAVFRWEEHLDRLFDSAKMYDMDIEHSREEITEATLELLDRQDLDSAYIRPIAYYGYDSLGVSPKDCPTDLVLAAWPWGAYLGEEALEEGVDVMVSSWRKHASSQVPTNVKTTGLYVNSMLAGEEARRNGYVEAIVLNKEGNVAEGPGENVFMVNDGEIYTTGPAQSILEGITRDTVIELAEERGYEVHDEAVISRGQLYTADELFFTGSAAEVTPIRSVDDTEIGAGTRGPVTEELQSAFFDLVERRTDDHDEWFTYL; translated from the coding sequence ATGGGATTCGACGAGATGGACGTCGACACGATCTGGAAGAACGGGGAGTTCCTCGACTGGGAGGACGCGACGACCCACGTTCTGACCCACGCGCTCCACTACGGGAGCGGCGTGTTCGAAGGCGTCCGCTGTTACGACACGGAACAGGGCCCGGCGGTGTTCCGGTGGGAGGAGCACCTCGACCGGCTGTTCGACTCCGCGAAGATGTACGACATGGACATCGAGCACTCCCGCGAGGAGATCACCGAGGCCACCCTCGAACTCCTCGACCGGCAGGACCTCGACTCCGCGTACATCCGCCCGATCGCCTACTACGGCTACGACTCGCTCGGCGTCTCGCCGAAGGACTGCCCGACCGACCTCGTGCTCGCGGCGTGGCCGTGGGGCGCGTACCTCGGCGAGGAGGCCCTCGAAGAGGGCGTCGACGTGATGGTCTCCTCGTGGCGGAAGCACGCCTCCTCGCAGGTGCCGACGAACGTCAAGACCACCGGCCTCTACGTCAACTCCATGCTCGCGGGCGAGGAGGCCCGCCGGAACGGCTACGTCGAGGCCATCGTCCTCAACAAGGAAGGGAACGTCGCCGAGGGGCCGGGCGAGAACGTCTTCATGGTGAACGACGGCGAGATCTACACCACCGGGCCGGCCCAGTCGATCCTCGAGGGGATCACCCGCGACACCGTCATCGAACTGGCGGAGGAGCGCGGCTACGAGGTCCACGACGAGGCCGTCATCTCGCGCGGGCAGCTGTACACCGCCGACGAGCTGTTCTTCACCGGCTCCGCGGCCGAGGTCACCCCGATCCGCTCCGTCGACGACACCGAGATCGGCGCCGGCACCCGCGGCCCGGTCACCGAGGAGCTGCAGAGCGCCTTCTTCGACCTGGTCGAGCGCCGGACGGACGACCACGACGAGTGGTTCACGTACCTGTAG
- a CDS encoding proline dehydrogenase family protein, giving the protein MIPPIARRFVAGESVPVALDHVRASNEDGIAVAVNLLGEHYDDPADARADVDAYLGLLDDIADSGLDACVSVKPSQIGLDVSPELFEEHYREIVARAHELDAFVWCDMEDADTTDATLDAFESIAAEYPWSVGQCVQSNLKRTRDDLERLVDVPGKIRLVKGAYDEPASIAYQERSRVDEAYREDLRFLFDRRDRGVAVGSHDPAMISLANRLATDRGADYEVQMLMGVREDAQRDLAAQGVDVVQYAPYGDRWLSYFYRRVRERRQNLTFALRAVAGR; this is encoded by the coding sequence ATGATCCCTCCGATCGCGCGACGGTTCGTCGCCGGCGAGAGCGTCCCGGTGGCCCTCGACCACGTCCGAGCGTCCAACGAGGACGGGATCGCCGTCGCCGTCAACCTGCTCGGCGAGCACTACGACGACCCCGCCGACGCCCGCGCCGACGTCGACGCGTACCTCGGGCTGCTGGACGACATCGCCGACAGCGGCCTCGACGCCTGCGTCTCGGTGAAACCCTCCCAGATCGGCCTCGACGTGTCGCCGGAGCTGTTCGAGGAGCACTACCGCGAGATCGTCGCCCGCGCCCACGAGCTCGACGCCTTCGTCTGGTGTGACATGGAAGACGCCGACACCACCGACGCCACCCTCGACGCGTTCGAGTCGATCGCCGCGGAGTACCCGTGGAGCGTCGGGCAGTGCGTCCAGTCGAACCTCAAGCGCACCCGCGACGACCTCGAGCGCCTCGTCGACGTCCCCGGGAAGATCCGGCTCGTGAAGGGGGCGTACGACGAGCCGGCCTCGATCGCGTATCAGGAGCGGTCGCGCGTCGACGAGGCGTACCGCGAGGACCTCCGGTTCCTCTTCGATCGCCGGGACCGGGGGGTCGCCGTCGGCAGCCACGACCCGGCGATGATCTCGCTGGCGAACCGGCTGGCGACCGACCGCGGCGCCGACTACGAGGTCCAGATGCTGATGGGCGTGCGGGAGGACGCCCAGCGCGACCTCGCCGCGCAGGGCGTCGACGTGGTCCAGTACGCGCCGTACGGCGACCGGTGGCTCTCGTACTTCTACCGGCGCGTCCGCGAGCGCAGACAGAACCTGACGTTCGCCCTCCGGGCGGTCGCGGGCCGGTGA
- a CDS encoding DUF502 domain-containing protein, with amino-acid sequence MSTWKRDFASGLIVLAPLLVLLLVLQWIYQYIASIPLIEGLQPAIIPAPLEPISRVIIALAVFATVVLAVGYFMRTTFGRLAESAVDGAINRIPALRVVYNASKLAIETAVSGTDELQSPVYIETWPGIRMTAFRTGKKTRDGKVVLFMPTAPNITTGFVIEVEPERIEETGETVEEGMTRVLSAGFAESAHQVPVQEERPPEGTAGEPGGVGGVRTDGTPGETDRPSADGGND; translated from the coding sequence ATGTCCACGTGGAAACGCGACTTCGCCAGCGGGCTCATCGTGTTGGCGCCCCTCCTAGTCCTCCTCTTAGTCCTCCAGTGGATCTACCAGTACATCGCCTCGATCCCGCTCATCGAAGGGCTCCAGCCGGCGATCATCCCGGCCCCGCTGGAGCCGATCTCCCGCGTGATCATCGCGCTCGCGGTGTTCGCCACCGTCGTCCTCGCTGTCGGCTACTTCATGCGGACGACGTTCGGCCGGCTGGCGGAGTCCGCCGTCGACGGCGCGATCAACCGGATCCCGGCGCTGCGCGTGGTGTACAACGCCTCCAAGCTCGCGATCGAGACGGCCGTCTCCGGGACGGACGAGCTCCAGAGCCCCGTCTACATCGAGACGTGGCCGGGGATCCGCATGACGGCGTTCCGGACCGGCAAGAAGACCCGCGACGGGAAGGTCGTCCTGTTCATGCCGACGGCGCCGAACATCACCACCGGCTTCGTCATCGAGGTCGAGCCGGAGCGCATCGAGGAGACCGGCGAGACGGTCGAGGAGGGGATGACCCGCGTCCTCTCGGCCGGCTTCGCCGAGTCGGCCCACCAGGTCCCCGTGCAGGAGGAGCGCCCGCCCGAGGGGACCGCGGGAGAGCCGGGCGGCGTCGGCGGCGTCCGCACCGACGGCACGCCCGGAGAGACGGACCGTCCCTCGGCGGACGGCGGCAACGACTGA
- a CDS encoding DUF6884 domain-containing protein, which produces MNRDQSGDELPREHELPNGGLVVAKEFCREVRHAVTVDPVDRDLYKLLVHILAEAGERVRGTFAANVATAFDTLPAAMRGLRDIERGVAEIGDRSYGMSITLNAAEAIEAHRDRDPLRLAAVGCSGSKYEDDGLMPAMERYKGAYWSNKGGYGELRDDWRVLSAEHDVLHPEKPIEYYERTPDDWRGVPVDSDARLPSGEPVDTRLDLWALNVHEGLAAWIAEATDDVDPRDVELEVLLGQQYREPLEKRGVFDALRTPGELTVSFPFQEVEQAQGGMFEQIGWMSDEIAAAEVATDGGEPRGE; this is translated from the coding sequence ATGAACCGCGATCAATCTGGAGACGAACTTCCTCGCGAGCACGAGCTGCCGAACGGCGGCCTCGTGGTCGCCAAGGAGTTCTGCCGAGAGGTCCGCCACGCGGTGACGGTCGACCCCGTCGACCGCGACCTCTACAAGCTGCTCGTCCACATCCTCGCCGAGGCCGGTGAGCGCGTCCGCGGCACCTTCGCGGCGAACGTCGCCACCGCCTTCGACACGCTGCCGGCGGCGATGCGGGGCCTTCGGGACATCGAGCGCGGCGTCGCCGAGATCGGCGATCGAAGCTACGGGATGTCGATCACGCTCAACGCTGCGGAAGCGATCGAAGCGCACCGCGACCGCGACCCGCTCCGACTCGCTGCGGTCGGTTGCTCCGGCTCGAAGTACGAAGACGACGGGCTGATGCCGGCGATGGAGCGGTACAAGGGCGCCTACTGGTCGAACAAAGGCGGCTACGGCGAACTCCGAGACGACTGGCGGGTCCTCTCCGCTGAGCACGACGTGCTACACCCGGAGAAGCCGATCGAGTACTACGAACGGACGCCCGACGACTGGCGTGGCGTTCCGGTCGACTCGGACGCGCGGCTGCCGTCTGGTGAGCCGGTCGACACGCGCCTCGATCTGTGGGCGCTCAACGTCCACGAGGGACTCGCAGCGTGGATCGCGGAGGCCACCGACGACGTGGATCCGCGCGACGTGGAGCTGGAGGTACTGCTCGGACAGCAGTACCGCGAGCCGCTAGAGAAGCGCGGCGTCTTCGACGCGCTCCGCACGCCGGGCGAGTTGACGGTCTCGTTCCCGTTCCAAGAGGTCGAGCAGGCCCAGGGCGGGATGTTCGAACAGATCGGATGGATGAGCGACGAGATCGCGGCCGCCGAGGTCGCGACCGACGGGGGTGAGCCTCGTGGCGAGTGA
- a CDS encoding HVO_0416 family zinc finger protein: MSSSAPSSDDDVLDEFLSDRGHETEIVRWERSYNKLQCPECGALHPEGTARCDVCDWRPT, encoded by the coding sequence ATGTCTAGTAGTGCACCCAGCTCGGACGACGATGTGCTCGACGAGTTCCTGTCCGATCGCGGCCACGAGACCGAGATCGTACGCTGGGAGCGGTCCTATAACAAGCTTCAGTGTCCAGAGTGTGGTGCACTCCACCCCGAGGGAACGGCGCGGTGTGACGTCTGCGACTGGCGCCCGACCTGA
- a CDS encoding DUF120 domain-containing protein: MAEATATTDPDPAAIAALKHVGLVGGLTETKVSCAALGDRLDASTQTASRRLQTLESAGYIERDVVGDGQWVRVTDAGEAALRAEYADYRRLFESDVELVLRGAVTGGMGEGRHYITLPGYAEQFRSRLGYEPFPGTLNVDLTEESVRRRGEMAGIDAVPIDAWEDEDRTYGAASCYGVTLVAGDERYEEVHAIVPDRTHHDDDQLELIAPDRLRDELALDDGDEVEVRVAATSRADRPGEDDTEGDASDRDAPGTEVA, from the coding sequence ATGGCAGAAGCGACGGCGACGACGGACCCCGACCCGGCCGCGATCGCGGCCCTGAAACACGTCGGGCTCGTCGGCGGCCTGACCGAGACGAAGGTGTCGTGCGCGGCCCTGGGCGACCGGCTCGACGCCTCGACACAGACCGCCTCGCGGCGGCTGCAGACCCTCGAATCCGCGGGCTACATCGAGCGCGACGTGGTCGGCGACGGCCAGTGGGTGCGCGTCACCGACGCGGGCGAGGCGGCCCTCCGCGCCGAGTACGCCGACTACCGCCGCCTGTTCGAGAGCGACGTCGAGCTCGTCCTCCGCGGCGCCGTCACCGGCGGGATGGGCGAGGGACGCCACTACATCACCCTGCCCGGCTACGCCGAGCAGTTCCGGTCGCGGCTCGGCTACGAGCCGTTCCCGGGCACGCTCAACGTCGACCTGACCGAGGAGAGCGTCCGGCGCCGCGGTGAGATGGCCGGCATCGACGCGGTCCCCATCGACGCGTGGGAGGACGAGGACCGGACCTACGGCGCGGCCTCGTGTTACGGCGTCACCCTCGTCGCCGGCGACGAGCGCTACGAGGAGGTCCACGCGATCGTCCCCGACCGGACCCACCACGACGACGACCAGCTGGAGCTGATCGCGCCCGACCGCCTCCGCGACGAGCTCGCGCTCGACGACGGCGACGAGGTCGAGGTCCGCGTGGCCGCGACGAGCCGGGCGGACCGGCCCGGCGAGGACGACACGGAGGGGGACGCGAGCGACCGCGACGCCCCCGGGACGGAGGTGGCCTGA
- a CDS encoding tyrosine-type recombinase/integrase, with protein sequence METQTQEKATVWLKPEQVDRMRSATVEASAPYLAARNDALIATLYDSGLRVAECVALNEADHVDLDDGVLALPADLQKDYPTDRTPSYTEIELADETVRTLRTYLAGRWKDTAALWPSRQSDRMTTESVRNVVTAAAVAADVEPMTLHGRGDPEQVTPHTLRHSVAYRMLNVEEGHSFYDVRNRLRHATIQTTERVYDHIDRV encoded by the coding sequence ATGGAAACCCAAACTCAAGAGAAAGCGACCGTCTGGCTGAAGCCCGAACAGGTCGACCGAATGCGCTCCGCGACCGTCGAAGCGAGCGCGCCGTACCTCGCCGCTCGAAACGACGCGCTGATCGCGACGCTCTACGACTCCGGACTCCGGGTCGCCGAGTGCGTCGCGCTCAACGAGGCCGACCACGTCGACCTCGACGACGGTGTGCTCGCGCTCCCGGCCGACCTGCAAAAGGACTACCCGACCGACCGAACGCCGAGCTACACCGAGATCGAGCTGGCCGACGAGACCGTGCGGACGCTCCGCACCTACCTCGCCGGCCGGTGGAAGGACACCGCGGCGCTCTGGCCGTCGCGACAGTCGGACCGGATGACGACCGAGTCCGTCCGCAACGTCGTCACCGCGGCCGCAGTCGCCGCCGACGTGGAACCGATGACGCTGCACGGCCGAGGTGACCCGGAGCAGGTGACGCCGCACACGCTCCGGCACAGCGTCGCCTATCGGATGCTCAACGTCGAGGAGGGTCACTCCTTCTACGACGTGCGGAACCGCCTGCGGCACGCGACGATTCAGACCACCGAGCGGGTCTACGACCACATCGACCGGGTCTAA
- a CDS encoding CDP-2,3-bis-(O-geranylgeranyl)-sn-glycerol synthase: MIGSLVATAFWAMVPAYVPNNAAVLAGGGRPIDGGREWRGARLLGDGKTWRGTAVGTLVGVVLALALNAVNDPASAALGVELPTFALPAAVALAFGAMCGDIGASFLKRRSGRERGAAFPGLDQLDFVVGALLAVFVVDTDWALATFTPSVLVVVLAMTPVLHVVTNAGAYALGLKNEPW; the protein is encoded by the coding sequence ATGATCGGTTCGCTCGTCGCGACGGCGTTCTGGGCGATGGTGCCCGCGTACGTGCCCAACAACGCCGCGGTGCTCGCCGGGGGCGGCCGCCCCATCGACGGCGGGCGCGAGTGGCGCGGAGCGCGGCTGCTCGGCGACGGGAAGACGTGGCGCGGCACGGCGGTCGGCACCCTCGTGGGCGTCGTCCTCGCGCTCGCGCTCAACGCGGTCAACGACCCCGCGAGCGCCGCCCTCGGCGTCGAGCTCCCGACGTTCGCGCTCCCCGCGGCGGTCGCGCTCGCGTTCGGCGCGATGTGCGGCGACATCGGCGCCTCCTTCCTCAAGCGCCGCTCCGGCCGCGAGCGCGGCGCCGCGTTCCCGGGGCTCGACCAGCTCGACTTCGTCGTCGGCGCCCTGTTGGCCGTCTTCGTCGTCGACACCGACTGGGCGCTGGCGACGTTCACGCCGTCGGTCCTCGTCGTCGTCCTCGCGATGACGCCCGTCCTCCACGTGGTCACGAACGCCGGCGCCTACGCCCTCGGACTGAAGAACGAGCCGTGGTAG
- the ribB gene encoding 3,4-dihydroxy-2-butanone-4-phosphate synthase, which translates to MRTDIDADGDAEVAPDAEAGAAADAGSDRETTDAAESVARALDAFRAGDPVCVHDFADREGETDIVYPAGAVDESAVAHMRNDAGGLICVAVGDPVADAFGLPFLADALDHPAVDDDPDYDDRSSFSLPVNHRETFTGITDEDRARTIVELAGAAAAVDADPAGYGPEDFAAEFRAPGHVHVLRGDRDGLGGRTGHTELGLAMAEAVDAAPAAVVCEMLDDETGAALTPADAEAYARRRGIPYVEGAALVEALK; encoded by the coding sequence ATGCGGACCGACATCGACGCGGACGGCGACGCGGAGGTCGCCCCCGACGCCGAGGCCGGCGCGGCCGCCGACGCGGGATCCGACCGAGAGACGACCGACGCGGCCGAGTCGGTGGCGCGCGCGCTCGACGCCTTCCGCGCCGGCGACCCGGTCTGCGTCCACGACTTCGCCGACCGCGAGGGCGAGACGGACATCGTCTACCCGGCCGGCGCCGTCGACGAGTCGGCCGTCGCGCACATGCGGAACGACGCCGGCGGGCTGATCTGCGTCGCGGTCGGGGACCCCGTCGCGGACGCGTTCGGGCTCCCGTTCCTCGCGGACGCGCTCGACCACCCCGCGGTCGACGACGACCCCGACTACGACGACCGCTCCTCGTTCTCGCTCCCCGTGAACCACCGCGAGACGTTCACCGGGATCACCGACGAGGACCGCGCCCGCACGATCGTCGAGCTCGCGGGCGCGGCCGCCGCAGTCGACGCCGACCCCGCGGGGTACGGCCCCGAGGACTTCGCGGCGGAGTTCCGCGCGCCCGGCCACGTCCACGTGCTGCGCGGCGACCGCGACGGGCTGGGCGGCCGGACCGGCCACACGGAGCTCGGGCTGGCGATGGCCGAGGCCGTCGACGCCGCCCCCGCCGCCGTGGTCTGCGAGATGCTCGACGACGAGACGGGCGCGGCGCTGACGCCCGCGGACGCCGAGGCGTACGCCCGCCGCCGCGGGATCCCGTACGTCGAGGGCGCCGCGCTCGTCGAGGCGCTTAAATAA
- a CDS encoding SWIM zinc finger family protein has protein sequence MSQTHSAFEAAGRVDTQIGESINFERLAGTDDTSWKKAVPYESDIKTVSRLAFKVKSPEGEEWHHVVLAREGDHHVGLCDCKGWEYNEGPCVHLCAVRKAAWKGVTPERDINGRVVRICDLDAADPAERRYPYLTEKQREAYLACELGDKGVREFQREQGYSSPGTVSNRLRVAREKVAEHEEQLRADGGTDARRDGVTDDRRLLGEGVDR, from the coding sequence ATGAGCCAGACACACAGCGCGTTCGAGGCGGCCGGTCGCGTCGACACGCAGATCGGCGAGTCGATCAACTTCGAGCGGCTCGCCGGCACGGACGATACGAGCTGGAAGAAGGCGGTCCCCTACGAGTCGGACATCAAGACCGTGTCCCGGCTCGCGTTCAAGGTGAAGAGCCCCGAGGGCGAGGAGTGGCACCACGTCGTTCTGGCCCGCGAGGGAGACCATCACGTCGGTCTCTGCGACTGCAAGGGCTGGGAGTACAACGAGGGGCCGTGTGTCCACCTCTGCGCCGTCCGTAAGGCCGCGTGGAAGGGCGTGACGCCGGAGCGCGACATCAACGGGCGAGTGGTCCGGATCTGCGACCTCGACGCCGCCGACCCCGCGGAACGTCGCTACCCGTACCTCACAGAGAAGCAGCGAGAGGCGTATCTGGCGTGCGAACTCGGCGACAAGGGCGTCCGGGAGTTCCAGCGCGAACAGGGCTACTCGTCGCCCGGCACGGTCTCGAACCGGCTCCGGGTCGCTCGCGAGAAGGTCGCCGAGCACGAGGAGCAGCTCCGCGCCGACGGTGGCACCGACGCCCGTCGCGACGGGGTCACCGACGATCGTCGCCTACTCGGTGAGGGGGTGGACCGATGA